A genomic region of SAR202 cluster bacterium contains the following coding sequences:
- the def gene encoding peptide deformylase, whose protein sequence is MAVRPIVHAPDPILNRKTVRVKAIDASLHKLLDDMVETMIAASGVGLAANQIGVPLRVAVIQLPEDEKATVLINPEVVKREGVREVDEGCLSIPGYRGLVRRSVKVHVKALGVDGKPIKIKAENDLLAEALEHETDHLNGVLYVTHLVDKNGLVKVSEEEEAEDGGEAEAPKAS, encoded by the coding sequence GTGGCTGTCCGCCCCATTGTCCATGCGCCAGACCCTATTTTGAATAGAAAAACGGTTCGTGTTAAGGCCATTGATGCCTCACTTCATAAGCTATTGGATGATATGGTTGAGACTATGATTGCCGCCAGCGGCGTGGGCTTAGCGGCCAACCAGATAGGGGTGCCGCTGCGGGTGGCGGTGATCCAGTTGCCGGAAGATGAGAAGGCCACGGTGCTGATTAATCCGGAGGTGGTAAAGCGTGAGGGTGTTAGGGAAGTGGATGAAGGGTGCCTGAGCATCCCGGGCTATCGAGGGCTGGTCAGGCGGTCGGTGAAGGTGCATGTGAAGGCGCTGGGCGTCGACGGCAAGCCAATTAAGATTAAGGCTGAGAATGACCTGCTGGCCGAGGCGCTGGAACACGAGACGGACCACCTCAATGGAGTCCTTTACGTCACTCACCTGGTCGACAAAAATGGCCTGGTCAAGGTCAGCGAAGAGGAGGAGGCGGAGGATGGCGGCGAGGCTGAGGCTCCGAAGGCTTCTTAG
- the priA gene encoding primosomal protein N', producing the protein MKYVEVAVDAPLGVNRTLTYAAPEHIHPVPGQMVWVPLGQRPVQGVVFSVAAQTPLDSVRDIISTIEPSPLLSTASLEMARWISRYYISSLFEAACLMLPPGFRDHVNVYLEHVEGEAESLSEVDAALRRLVSQRGQVLEREALSSLGAKARASIDRLARRGFLRRVWRIPNHAPPVRYDTYLVAALPDARTEEALAASPAKKTKRALMEAALLRALATSRLDMAVARKEFGRETVARLLERGLAGQEWVREEAVFRVDKPEDEGPIILTGEQSGAVDAITAALEGKGDGPRTFLLHGVTGSGKTEVYLRALERCVAKGWQGLMLVPEISLTPQTLHRLNARFPGRVGVFHSRLSARQQSEVWWQACEGAFDVVVGPRSALFMPLPRLGLIMVDEEHDASYKEQERSPRFHARDVALKLGQLAGAPVVLGSATPDIASYRRALRGRHHLHELSYRVGVGVKAQGGGAGLASVQVVDMREELKDGNYSSFSRMLSQALRECVSKGEQAILFLNRRGAATLVQCRDCGHVLRCRSCDVSLTYHRTVGLLCHRCNRRQKQPGACPNCKGPKVHYLGLGTQKVSEELTALLPTTATMRWDADAVREAGGHEALMEEFTSGHSQVVVGTQMIAKGLHVPKVSLVGVVLADVGLYMPDFTSGERAFQLLCQVAGRAGRGLVPGRVIIQTYSPDNYAIQAASRQDYKGMYEKEIGMRQEQGNPPFSRIVHMIYHHTNEESCRLEAARFADEMRTSVQSQGLAGLEVVGPAPGCPSRVRGRYRWHLLLRGVNPHALLETMAIPKDWTVDVDPVSVL; encoded by the coding sequence ATGAAGTACGTCGAGGTTGCGGTGGACGCCCCGTTGGGTGTCAATCGTACGCTTACCTACGCCGCGCCGGAACATATCCACCCCGTGCCCGGGCAGATGGTATGGGTCCCTTTGGGCCAACGGCCGGTACAGGGAGTAGTATTTTCAGTAGCCGCCCAGACTCCTCTTGATTCAGTTCGCGACATCATATCCACCATAGAGCCGTCGCCGTTATTGTCGACGGCTTCTTTGGAGATGGCGCGGTGGATTAGCCGGTACTACATATCGTCGCTGTTTGAAGCGGCCTGCCTGATGCTGCCCCCGGGTTTTCGAGACCATGTGAACGTTTATTTGGAGCATGTAGAGGGCGAGGCGGAATCGCTTTCAGAAGTCGACGCCGCTTTGAGAAGGCTGGTGTCGCAGCGGGGACAGGTGTTGGAGCGGGAGGCGCTGTCGAGTTTGGGGGCGAAGGCGCGAGCGTCGATTGACCGGCTGGCGCGCCGGGGATTCTTGCGGCGTGTGTGGCGCATTCCGAACCATGCGCCGCCTGTGCGGTATGACACTTACCTGGTAGCCGCTTTGCCTGATGCCAGGACCGAAGAGGCGTTAGCTGCCTCACCCGCCAAAAAGACCAAGCGGGCCCTAATGGAGGCGGCCCTTTTGAGGGCTCTCGCAACTTCCAGGCTGGACATGGCTGTAGCCAGGAAAGAGTTTGGCAGAGAGACAGTGGCGAGGTTATTGGAACGTGGGCTGGCGGGGCAGGAGTGGGTAAGGGAGGAGGCGGTGTTTCGAGTCGACAAGCCGGAGGATGAGGGGCCGATCATTCTGACCGGGGAGCAGTCCGGCGCGGTGGACGCGATCACGGCGGCGCTAGAGGGTAAGGGCGATGGTCCGAGGACTTTTCTCCTCCACGGCGTCACAGGCAGCGGCAAGACGGAAGTGTACCTGCGAGCGCTGGAACGGTGCGTGGCGAAGGGCTGGCAGGGGCTTATGCTGGTGCCCGAGATATCCTTGACGCCGCAGACGCTGCATCGACTGAACGCCAGGTTTCCAGGTCGAGTGGGGGTGTTTCACAGCCGGCTAAGCGCCAGGCAGCAATCCGAGGTGTGGTGGCAGGCGTGCGAGGGGGCTTTCGACGTGGTGGTGGGGCCTCGCAGCGCTTTATTCATGCCCTTGCCCCGGTTAGGGCTGATTATGGTGGATGAGGAGCATGACGCCAGCTATAAGGAGCAGGAGAGATCGCCACGGTTCCATGCGCGGGATGTGGCGCTGAAGCTGGGGCAGTTGGCGGGTGCGCCGGTGGTGCTGGGCAGCGCGACTCCGGACATCGCCAGCTATCGCAGGGCGCTGCGGGGGAGGCATCATTTGCACGAACTGTCTTACAGAGTCGGCGTGGGGGTTAAGGCCCAGGGCGGAGGGGCGGGGCTGGCCAGCGTACAGGTGGTGGACATGCGGGAGGAGCTAAAGGACGGGAACTATAGCTCCTTCAGCCGAATGTTATCCCAGGCGCTGCGAGAGTGTGTATCGAAGGGTGAGCAGGCGATATTATTTTTGAATCGACGAGGCGCGGCTACCCTGGTGCAGTGCCGCGACTGCGGCCACGTGCTGCGGTGCCGGAGCTGCGACGTGTCGCTGACATATCATCGAACCGTAGGGCTATTGTGCCATCGATGCAATCGACGGCAGAAACAACCTGGGGCGTGTCCAAACTGTAAGGGGCCGAAGGTCCATTATCTAGGGCTGGGAACGCAGAAGGTGTCGGAAGAGCTAACGGCATTACTGCCTACGACGGCGACGATGCGGTGGGACGCAGACGCCGTGAGGGAAGCGGGGGGGCACGAGGCGCTGATGGAGGAGTTCACCAGTGGCCACTCGCAGGTGGTGGTGGGGACGCAGATGATCGCCAAGGGGCTACACGTGCCGAAGGTGAGCCTGGTGGGGGTGGTGCTGGCGGACGTGGGGCTTTATATGCCGGACTTTACGTCAGGGGAGCGGGCCTTTCAACTGCTGTGCCAGGTGGCGGGCCGAGCGGGGCGGGGGCTTGTTCCCGGGCGCGTTATCATTCAGACCTACAGCCCGGACAACTACGCCATTCAGGCGGCGTCGCGGCAGGACTATAAAGGCATGTACGAGAAGGAGATAGGGATGCGCCAGGAGCAGGGGAACCCGCCCTTCAGCCGCATTGTGCATATGATATATCACCATACGAACGAGGAGTCGTGCAGATTGGAGGCGGCTCGATTTGCGGATGAGATGCGCACCAGCGTACAGTCGCAGGGGCTGGCGGGGCTGGAGGTGGTGGGGCCGGCGCCGGGGTGTCCGTCCAGGGTGCGGGGGCGCTACCGGTGGCATTTGCTGCTGCGAGGCGTCAACCCCCATGCGCTATTGGAGACGATGGCGATTCCGAAGGACTGGACGGTAGATGTGGACCCGGTGTCAGTGTTGTGA
- a CDS encoding 50S ribosomal protein L19, which translates to MHAHKYVTVKANPKIQEFGAGDTVKVNFRVREGDRERIQAYQGVVIKRQGGGPTESFTVRRITQNIGIERTFPLGSPLIESVEVLRRGNVRRARIYYLRGRSGKAARIKERSRFVVAQDGKDTEPQQS; encoded by the coding sequence ATGCACGCTCATAAGTATGTTACTGTGAAGGCCAACCCCAAGATCCAGGAGTTTGGCGCTGGCGATACGGTAAAGGTGAACTTCCGAGTCCGCGAGGGCGATCGGGAGCGCATTCAGGCCTACCAGGGTGTGGTGATCAAGCGGCAGGGCGGCGGGCCCACCGAGAGCTTCACCGTGCGCCGCATCACACAGAACATAGGCATTGAGCGAACTTTCCCCCTGGGTTCCCCCCTCATCGAGTCGGTGGAAGTGCTGCGGCGGGGCAACGTGCGTCGCGCGCGCATCTACTACCTGCGAGGCCGTTCCGGCAAGGCTGCGCGCATCAAAGAGCGCAGCCGGTTTGTCGTCGCCCAGGACGGCAAAGACACCGAGCCTCAGCAGTCCTAG
- the trmD gene encoding tRNA (guanosine(37)-N1)-methyltransferase TrmD — protein MRIHIFTLFPEMFQGPFDHSIVQRAVEDGKVHIQVYDIRDFAHDRHKTTDDYQFGGGAGMVMKPEPIFRAVESVLDTLPQEERAEAPVVLTSPQGRLFSQSMAEELSSRRNLLIICGHYEGVDERVREHLATDEVSIGDYVLTGGELPAMVIVDAVSRLVPGVVGSEESVKSDSITTGLLQHPVYTRPAEFRDWGVPPVLMSGNHGEIEKWRRRQSLERTLRHRPDLLSRVALTAEEVRFLEGLGWRKSEAK, from the coding sequence ATGCGCATCCACATCTTCACGCTGTTCCCTGAGATGTTCCAGGGGCCTTTTGACCACAGTATTGTCCAACGAGCGGTGGAGGATGGGAAGGTGCATATCCAAGTCTATGACATTCGCGACTTTGCCCACGACCGGCACAAGACCACCGACGACTACCAGTTCGGCGGCGGCGCGGGAATGGTGATGAAGCCAGAGCCGATATTCAGGGCGGTGGAGTCGGTGCTGGACACGCTGCCCCAGGAGGAACGTGCGGAGGCGCCGGTGGTGCTGACCTCGCCACAGGGGAGGCTGTTCAGCCAGTCGATGGCGGAGGAGCTGTCGTCACGGCGGAACTTGCTTATCATATGCGGCCATTACGAAGGTGTGGACGAGCGGGTGCGGGAGCATCTGGCCACCGACGAGGTGAGCATCGGCGACTACGTGCTGACTGGGGGAGAGCTGCCGGCGATGGTGATAGTGGACGCGGTGTCGAGGTTGGTGCCAGGGGTGGTGGGGAGTGAGGAGAGTGTCAAGAGCGATTCCATCACCACAGGGCTGCTGCAGCACCCCGTGTACACTCGTCCCGCCGAGTTTCGAGACTGGGGCGTGCCGCCGGTGCTGATGTCGGGGAACCATGGGGAGATTGAGAAGTGGCGTCGGCGGCAGTCGCTGGAGCGGACGCTGCGGCATCGGCCTGACTTGCTGTCGAGGGTGGCACTGACGGCGGAGGAGGTGAGGTTTTTGGAGGGGTTGGGGTGGAGGAAGTCAGAGGCAAAATAA
- a CDS encoding MogA/MoaB family molybdenum cofactor biosynthesis protein: MFTLGILTVSTSGFHGQREDTSGKAISEILAPPEYESRKYEIVPDDRRTIETRFKEWSDRDRLDLIVSTGGTGFAPTDVTPEACLAVCDRLAPGLSEAMRAKTMEKTPMAMLSRSVAGIRGRTLIVTLPGSPKAVRECLEVVKPVLSHALQLLKEQAQGHPTGS, translated from the coding sequence ATGTTCACTCTAGGCATACTCACCGTCAGCACCAGCGGCTTTCACGGCCAGCGAGAGGACACCAGCGGCAAGGCTATCAGCGAAATCCTGGCGCCGCCGGAGTACGAATCGCGAAAGTATGAGATTGTCCCGGATGACAGGAGGACGATAGAGACGCGGTTTAAGGAGTGGTCGGATAGAGATAGGTTGGATCTTATCGTTAGCACCGGCGGAACGGGTTTTGCGCCTACCGACGTGACGCCGGAGGCGTGCCTGGCGGTATGCGACCGGTTGGCCCCGGGGTTGTCGGAGGCCATGCGGGCCAAGACCATGGAGAAAACACCGATGGCGATGCTAAGCAGGTCTGTGGCGGGAATTCGAGGGCGGACGCTTATCGTGACGCTGCCTGGGAGTCCCAAGGCGGTGCGGGAGTGCCTGGAGGTGGTCAAGCCGGTGCTGTCCCACGCTTTGCAGCTTTTGAAGGAGCAGGCCCAGGGGCATCCCACAGGGTCGTAG
- a CDS encoding anion transporter, with translation MAAAILILVFTYLGIIFTRLPRINFDRTIAAMAGAILMIVAGVLTFSEAVGAVNFDTLALLLGMMLLIVVLQRAGLFGLLASQSVAVATNPWRLLVAVVAVTAVCSAFLVNDVVVLLFTPVIIQACRMMRVNPVPYLVAEAMASNIGSTATIVGNPQNAIIGVTSGISFTRFFLYLAPVAAVSTAILLAVVFLFYRGKLKVSDSQPIAVPAVGGASPDDPEPQIGVKVDRSLLYRTAPILALTIAGFFLSSVIDVDVTVVALAGGAAAVLISGIRPSDAVRSVDWPLLVFFGGLFVVVGGAREAGVLDFFLDRVSLEPDASGIVSMHIFSTVVSQVVSNVPLTVITIPVIENVPGDALWISLAAGSTLGGNATLIGAVANIIVAEQAYRQGVEVKFGEFARVGVVVTALTVAASMGILILERELGLLR, from the coding sequence ATGGCGGCTGCCATCCTTATCCTGGTCTTTACATATCTCGGAATTATCTTCACCCGCCTGCCGAGGATTAACTTCGACCGCACCATAGCGGCTATGGCGGGCGCCATTCTTATGATAGTGGCGGGGGTGCTGACCTTTAGCGAGGCGGTGGGCGCGGTGAACTTCGACACCCTGGCGTTGCTGCTGGGCATGATGCTGCTGATTGTAGTGCTGCAACGGGCGGGGCTCTTCGGGCTGCTGGCGTCGCAGTCGGTGGCGGTGGCGACGAATCCGTGGCGGCTGCTGGTGGCGGTGGTGGCGGTGACGGCGGTGTGCAGCGCCTTTCTGGTCAACGACGTGGTGGTGCTGCTGTTCACGCCAGTGATTATCCAGGCGTGCCGGATGATGAGGGTCAACCCCGTGCCGTACCTGGTGGCCGAGGCCATGGCGTCCAACATCGGCTCCACGGCGACGATTGTGGGCAACCCGCAGAACGCCATCATCGGCGTCACGTCGGGAATATCATTCACTCGTTTCTTCCTATACCTAGCGCCGGTGGCCGCCGTCAGCACAGCGATACTTCTCGCCGTCGTATTCCTTTTCTATAGAGGGAAGCTAAAGGTTTCGGACAGTCAACCGATAGCCGTTCCCGCAGTCGGCGGGGCGTCGCCCGACGATCCAGAGCCTCAGATAGGCGTTAAAGTGGACCGAAGCCTGTTGTATCGTACGGCGCCTATATTGGCTCTGACCATCGCCGGCTTCTTTTTATCCAGCGTCATCGACGTGGATGTGACGGTGGTGGCCCTGGCGGGCGGCGCTGCGGCGGTGCTGATAAGCGGCATCCGGCCCTCAGACGCGGTCCGAAGCGTCGACTGGCCGCTGCTGGTGTTTTTTGGCGGGCTTTTTGTGGTAGTGGGTGGGGCGCGGGAGGCGGGCGTGCTGGACTTTTTTCTCGATAGAGTGAGCCTGGAGCCTGATGCCAGCGGCATTGTGTCTATGCACATATTCAGCACGGTGGTGTCGCAGGTAGTGAGCAACGTGCCGCTGACAGTTATCACGATTCCGGTCATCGAAAATGTACCGGGCGACGCTTTGTGGATTAGTTTGGCGGCGGGTTCGACGCTGGGAGGCAACGCCACGCTCATCGGCGCGGTGGCGAATATTATCGTGGCGGAGCAGGCGTACCGGCAGGGTGTGGAGGTGAAGTTTGGAGAGTTCGCCCGGGTGGGTGTGGTGGTGACGGCGCTGACGGTAGCGGCGTCTATGGGGATATTGATACTGGAGAGGGAACTGGGGCTTCTGCGGTAG
- the rsmH gene encoding 16S rRNA (cytosine(1402)-N(4))-methyltransferase RsmH: MTLIPYHQPVMVQEVLQALQVQRGGLYIDCTAGEGGHTQAILQHSLPGGRVLALDADPAAIDAINLRLQAFLPHLVAVHSSYTKVESVASHHGFVPADGMLIDLGLSSMQLQASGRGFSFQRDELLDMRFDSSQPLTAADIVNTYTQEELADLIWTLGEERRSRPIARAIIAARPIHTSARLAEVIARAAGGRREGIHPATRAFQALRIAVNKELENLQSWLSQTLRILKPGGRMAVISYHSLEDRLVKEFLRRESRDCLCPPATPLCVCGHKAALRLVNKKVITPSREEIARNPRSRSAKLRVAERLPLADQQLSTTN, from the coding sequence ATGACGCTAATTCCCTACCACCAGCCCGTCATGGTCCAGGAAGTGCTCCAGGCCCTCCAGGTCCAGCGCGGCGGCCTCTATATCGACTGCACCGCCGGCGAAGGCGGCCACACCCAGGCTATCCTCCAACACTCCCTCCCCGGTGGCCGCGTCCTCGCCCTCGACGCCGACCCCGCCGCTATCGACGCCATTAACCTACGCCTCCAGGCCTTCCTCCCACACCTGGTCGCCGTCCACAGCAGCTACACCAAAGTGGAGTCCGTGGCCTCGCACCACGGCTTTGTCCCCGCCGACGGTATGCTTATCGATCTGGGCCTTTCCTCTATGCAATTGCAGGCCTCGGGCCGCGGCTTCAGCTTCCAGCGCGACGAGCTCCTGGACATGCGCTTCGACTCATCCCAACCTCTGACGGCGGCGGATATCGTCAACACTTACACCCAGGAAGAGCTGGCCGACCTCATCTGGACCCTGGGTGAGGAGCGCCGCTCCCGCCCCATCGCCCGGGCCATCATCGCCGCCCGGCCCATCCACACCTCTGCCCGTCTGGCCGAGGTCATCGCCCGCGCCGCCGGAGGCCGTCGAGAGGGCATCCACCCCGCCACCCGCGCCTTCCAGGCCCTTCGCATCGCGGTCAACAAAGAGCTGGAAAACCTCCAGTCCTGGCTCTCCCAGACCCTTCGTATCCTCAAGCCTGGCGGCAGGATGGCCGTCATCAGCTATCACAGCCTGGAGGACCGGCTGGTCAAAGAGTTCCTCCGCCGCGAGTCTCGCGACTGCCTCTGCCCTCCCGCCACACCCCTTTGCGTCTGCGGCCACAAAGCCGCTCTTCGACTGGTCAATAAAAAAGTCATCACCCCATCCCGGGAAGAAATTGCCCGGAATCCCCGCAGCCGCAGCGCCAAACTGCGGGTCGCGGAGCGTCTCCCCCTCGCGGACCAACAACTTTCAACTACTAATTAG
- the ftsA gene encoding cell division protein FtsA, producing the protein MAKDVFYTAIDIGTSKISTLVARVGQEGELKIVGAGYVPSQGVNRGRIVNMAEIQEALQASLSEAQKYLGGQLPPAFVGVTGDNITCVNTTGTTQALNPSGSISASDVNHVLELSVPRPAEDKEILHLYPRNFIIDGNQSVRDAIGLHATKLEVESHVVLSDKSSVEDIKRAVESCGVPVRGVALNALAASEAVLTEGEKEVGVVLIDIGAGITDVAVFRNGNLWYNTCLPVGGRLVSRDLSIALSIPFHYAEELKLKWGHAMLGPKDGDEEILMPSFQGRPKAMVKRSMACRPISERLQETLGLVMMKVQQAGMTRMPPGGVVITGGTAEMAGIEQLAKFLYSCPVRIAGPTSVPGLSADEKKPPYSVVVGLLLWGINHLNEKKHKAGAEKSPGQQGSLFQRIKKVIEAK; encoded by the coding sequence TTGGCTAAAGACGTTTTCTACACAGCAATAGATATAGGGACCAGCAAGATATCCACCCTGGTGGCCCGGGTGGGACAGGAGGGAGAGCTCAAGATCGTCGGCGCGGGATATGTGCCTTCCCAGGGCGTCAACCGGGGCCGTATTGTCAACATGGCGGAGATCCAGGAAGCCCTTCAGGCCTCCCTTTCGGAAGCCCAGAAATACCTCGGCGGCCAGCTTCCTCCCGCCTTCGTGGGCGTCACCGGAGATAACATCACCTGCGTCAACACCACCGGCACTACTCAGGCCCTCAACCCCTCCGGCTCCATCAGCGCCTCGGACGTCAACCATGTCCTGGAACTCTCGGTGCCCAGGCCCGCTGAGGACAAGGAGATCCTCCACCTCTACCCGAGAAACTTTATTATCGATGGCAATCAGAGCGTGCGGGATGCGATTGGCCTTCACGCCACCAAGCTCGAGGTCGAGTCCCACGTCGTCCTGTCCGACAAGTCGTCGGTGGAAGATATCAAGCGGGCGGTGGAAAGCTGCGGCGTCCCCGTTCGAGGCGTCGCCCTCAATGCCCTGGCCGCCAGCGAGGCCGTGCTGACCGAAGGCGAGAAGGAGGTCGGCGTCGTCTTGATAGACATCGGCGCCGGCATCACCGACGTCGCCGTCTTCCGCAACGGCAACCTCTGGTACAACACCTGCCTGCCCGTGGGCGGACGCCTGGTGTCCCGCGACCTCTCCATTGCCCTTAGCATCCCCTTCCATTATGCCGAAGAGCTGAAGCTCAAGTGGGGCCACGCCATGCTCGGCCCCAAGGATGGCGATGAGGAGATCCTTATGCCTAGCTTCCAGGGCCGGCCAAAGGCCATGGTCAAACGCTCTATGGCCTGCCGCCCCATCTCCGAGCGGTTACAAGAGACCCTGGGCCTAGTCATGATGAAAGTGCAGCAAGCCGGCATGACCAGAATGCCCCCCGGCGGCGTGGTCATCACTGGCGGCACCGCCGAAATGGCGGGCATTGAGCAGCTAGCTAAGTTTCTCTATAGCTGCCCCGTCCGCATCGCCGGTCCCACCAGCGTGCCGGGACTTTCGGCGGATGAGAAGAAGCCCCCCTACTCCGTAGTGGTGGGCCTCCTCCTCTGGGGCATCAACCATCTAAACGAGAAGAAGCACAAGGCCGGCGCGGAGAAGAGTCCCGGCCAGCAGGGCTCCCTTTTCCAGCGGATCAAGAAGGTCATAGAAGCTAAGTAA
- the ftsZ gene encoding cell division protein FtsZ: MQFQEQVPSDDVSTSFVPNQVKPYGSPIIRVLGVGGGGSNAVNRMYKDKLPGVDYFVINTDAQHLSRCDVPNKLAIGHNLTRGLGVGGNPDIGRQSAEESREQLQKLVQGADMVFLAAGMGGGTGTGCVPVVAQLAKEAGALTIAVVTKPFGFEVAQRRRNAEEGLTRLKEHCDTLITVPNDALLKMNANDANKSWEDALKMADQVLQQGIASIAEIVTVPGEINVDFADIRSIMRDAGQAWLAIGKGKGENRAVDAAKMATQSPLLDIAIEGAKRVLFVISGGPSLTLKEVQQAAEVIHDLVDEDANVIFGTSKDSKLDDEVRVTLVAASFPMQQENLQQKQEELRTLLRDTVASNGDELEIPSFLRKEAKARGRGLFG; the protein is encoded by the coding sequence ATGCAGTTCCAAGAGCAGGTCCCTTCGGACGATGTCTCCACAAGCTTTGTTCCTAACCAGGTAAAACCCTACGGCAGCCCTATAATTCGAGTCCTCGGCGTCGGCGGCGGCGGGAGCAACGCGGTCAACCGCATGTACAAGGACAAACTCCCAGGGGTGGACTACTTTGTTATCAACACGGACGCCCAGCATCTTTCACGATGCGACGTTCCCAACAAACTGGCCATCGGCCATAACCTCACCCGAGGTCTGGGCGTCGGCGGCAACCCGGACATCGGCCGCCAGTCGGCGGAGGAGAGCAGAGAGCAGCTTCAGAAACTGGTCCAGGGCGCTGACATGGTCTTCCTGGCCGCCGGCATGGGCGGGGGCACAGGCACCGGCTGCGTCCCCGTGGTGGCGCAGCTGGCCAAGGAGGCCGGCGCCCTCACCATAGCCGTCGTCACCAAGCCCTTCGGTTTTGAAGTCGCCCAGCGCCGCCGCAACGCTGAAGAGGGTTTGACCCGCCTCAAAGAGCACTGCGACACCCTCATCACTGTGCCAAACGACGCCCTTCTCAAAATGAACGCCAACGACGCCAACAAGTCCTGGGAGGACGCCCTGAAAATGGCCGACCAGGTCCTCCAGCAGGGCATCGCCTCCATCGCTGAAATCGTCACCGTCCCCGGCGAGATCAACGTCGACTTCGCCGACATCCGCTCCATCATGCGCGACGCCGGCCAGGCCTGGCTCGCCATCGGCAAGGGCAAGGGCGAGAACCGCGCCGTCGATGCCGCCAAAATGGCTACCCAGAGCCCCCTCCTGGACATCGCCATCGAAGGCGCCAAGCGCGTCCTCTTCGTCATCAGCGGCGGGCCTTCCCTCACCCTCAAGGAGGTCCAGCAGGCCGCCGAGGTTATCCATGACCTGGTGGACGAGGACGCCAACGTCATCTTCGGCACCTCCAAGGACTCCAAGCTAGACGACGAGGTCCGCGTCACCCTGGTGGCCGCCTCCTTCCCCATGCAGCAGGAAAACCTCCAGCAGAAGCAGGAGGAACTGCGCACCCTCCTCCGCGACACCGTAGCCAGCAACGGCGACGAACTGGAAATACCCAGCTTCCTGCGCAAAGAAGCCAAAGCCAGGGGCCGGGGACTCTTCGGCTAG
- the nrdR gene encoding transcriptional repressor NrdR — MQCPYCDNPDSKVTDSRALGDSIRRRRECVRCGLRFTTYERVQTAALLVVKKDGRRQEFDRNKLLSRIITACAKRPISSQQIEKMTQDIESQLLSTGKAEVPSYIIGEMVMERLRSLDRVAYVRWASVYKDFKDVESFEQVVKDLREGRPKEDSTQLSLLKDDFPMKRPQQGRGRRRSRTPA, encoded by the coding sequence ATGCAATGCCCTTACTGTGATAATCCTGACTCCAAGGTCACCGACTCCCGCGCCCTAGGCGACTCCATCCGCCGCCGGCGGGAATGCGTTCGATGCGGCCTTCGTTTCACTACCTATGAGCGGGTACAGACCGCCGCTTTGCTGGTAGTGAAGAAGGACGGTCGCCGCCAAGAGTTCGACCGCAATAAGCTCCTGTCCCGCATTATCACCGCCTGCGCCAAGCGCCCCATCTCCTCCCAGCAGATCGAAAAGATGACCCAGGACATAGAAAGCCAGCTACTCTCCACCGGCAAGGCAGAGGTCCCATCCTACATCATCGGTGAGATGGTCATGGAGCGCCTGCGCAGCCTGGACCGGGTGGCCTACGTCCGGTGGGCCAGCGTCTACAAAGACTTCAAAGACGTAGAGAGCTTTGAGCAGGTTGTAAAAGACCTGCGAGAGGGGCGCCCCAAGGAGGACTCTACCCAGCTCTCCCTCCTTAAGGACGACTTCCCCATGAAACGACCGCAGCAAGGCAGGGGCCGGCGGCGCAGCCGCACCCCTGCTTAA